GGATACCCATTGAGTAGAAAAATGACCCCTCTTCAAAGTTAAGCAATACATTATTAATCAGAACAAATATTGCCCCGACCAGGGTTAAAGGCATTAAGCGAATGAAGCCGTTTTTTATCGCATTTACGTGCACTTGTTTTCCCAGTGTGATTGCCACAGGCAAAATCACGCGCTCCAGCGAGCCGACAAAACCAGCCATAATAGATATCCTCACATTTTTGATGGGGAATTTACCCTGCGTGCATCCCTAAAAAAGCGTTGCTCTTACATCATCAGAATGGTGTTTAGCATAACTGAGCGGCCTGCTAGCCGATAACGGATGAGTAACGCGAATGATGGCTGATTGACCTGAGAGATTGATGTTTTTCACAAATCGTATAATTTTTGCGGCGCACCTTTTTCTGCTGGCAGCAATTTTCGACAAAGGCTCAACGTCCTAACAATCCCAGGCAACGACTCGTTTACAAGTGTCTTACATAGAGCAGAGATTTTCGCTATTGTATTGCATAAGCGTTGCTGCTGGCACAGCCACAGCAATATAATGAGAATCTTTATCATTCAATAAAGCTTATGAGGAGTAAGAGATGGCTATAACTAAGCTGGTCCTGGTACGCCACGGCGAAAGCCAGTGGAACAACGAAAACCGCTTCACCGGTTGGTACGACGTTGATCTGTCCGAGAAAGGCGTAAGCGAAGCAAAAGCAGCAGGTAAACTGCTGAAGGAAGAAGGCTTCAGCTTTGATTTTGCTTACACCTCTGTGCTGAAACGTGCCATCCATACCCTGTGGAACGTGCTGGACGAACTGGATCAGGCCTGGCTGCCAGTTGAGAAATCCTGGAAACTGAACGAACGTCACTACGGTGCGCTGCAGGGCCTGAACAAAGCGGAAACCGCTGAAAAATACGGTGACGAGCAGGTTAAGCAGTGGCGTCGCGGTTTCGCGGTCACGCCACCAGAGCTGAGCAAAGATGACGAGCGCTACCCGGGCCATGACCCACGCTACGCAAAACTGACCGATGCAGAACTGCCGCAGACTGAAAGCCTGGCGCTGACCATCGATCGCGTTGTGCCTTACTGGAACGAAACCATCCTGCCACGCCTGAAAAGCGGCGAGCGCGTGATCATCGCCGCTCACGGTAACTCCCTGCGTGCGCTGGTAAAATACCTGGACGATATGGGTGAAGATGAGATCCTCGAACTGAATATCCCAACGGGCGTACCGCTGGTGTATGAATTCGATGAAAACTTCAAACCTGTCAAACACTACTATCTGGGCAACGCTGACGAGATCGCGGCAAAAGCGGCGGCCGTAGCGAACCAGGGTAAAGCGAAGTAAGTTTCGCAAGCCATAAAAAAAGCGTGGAGCAATCCACGCTTTTTTATTTGCCCTGAATGGCTCAGCCGCGGCGGGCTTTTACCGCATTCGCCAGCTGGCGCAGAAGCGCGTCGGTGTCTTCCCAGCCAATGCAGGCATCCGTTACGCTCTTGCCGTAAACCAGCGGCTCGCTGCCTTCCAGGTTCTGATTACCTTCGACCAGATGGCTCTCAATCATCACCCCAATCACCGCGTGTTCACCGTTGGCAATCTGCTGACAAACGTCGGCCCCGACGTCCATCTGCTTTTTAAACTGCTTGCTGGAGTTGGCGTGGCTGAAATCGATCATTACCTGCGGTGCCAGGCCGGCTTTTTCCAGACCGGCTTTCACCTCTGCCACGTGTTTTGCACTGTAGTTCGGCTCTTTACCGCCGCGCAGAATGATATGGCAGTCACCGTTACCGCTGGTGTTCACGATGGCGGAGTGGCCCCATTTGGTCACTGACAGGAAACAGTGTGGCGCACCCGCTGCGTTGATGGCGTCGATAGCCACTTTGATGGTGCCGTCGGTGCCATTTTTAAACCCAACCGGGCAAGAGAGGCCAGAGGCCAGCTCGCGGTG
This region of Enterobacter cancerogenus genomic DNA includes:
- the gpmA gene encoding 2,3-diphosphoglycerate-dependent phosphoglycerate mutase gives rise to the protein MAITKLVLVRHGESQWNNENRFTGWYDVDLSEKGVSEAKAAGKLLKEEGFSFDFAYTSVLKRAIHTLWNVLDELDQAWLPVEKSWKLNERHYGALQGLNKAETAEKYGDEQVKQWRRGFAVTPPELSKDDERYPGHDPRYAKLTDAELPQTESLALTIDRVVPYWNETILPRLKSGERVIIAAHGNSLRALVKYLDDMGEDEILELNIPTGVPLVYEFDENFKPVKHYYLGNADEIAAKAAAVANQGKAK
- the aroG gene encoding 3-deoxy-7-phosphoheptulonate synthase AroG encodes the protein MNYQNDDLRIKEINELLPPVALLEKFPATENAANTVSHARKAIHKILKGNDDRLLVVIGPCSIHDPAAAKEYAARLKTLREELKDELEIVMRVYFEKPRTTVGWKGLINDPHMDNSFQINDGLRIARKLLLEINDSGLPAAGEFLDMITPQYLADLMSWGAIGARTTESQVHRELASGLSCPVGFKNGTDGTIKVAIDAINAAGAPHCFLSVTKWGHSAIVNTSGNGDCHIILRGGKEPNYSAKHVAEVKAGLEKAGLAPQVMIDFSHANSSKQFKKQMDVGADVCQQIANGEHAVIGVMIESHLVEGNQNLEGSEPLVYGKSVTDACIGWEDTDALLRQLANAVKARRG